The Castor canadensis chromosome X, mCasCan1.hap1v2, whole genome shotgun sequence genome includes a region encoding these proteins:
- the LOC109695794 gene encoding LOW QUALITY PROTEIN: eukaryotic initiation factor 4A-II-like (The sequence of the model RefSeq protein was modified relative to this genomic sequence to represent the inferred CDS: inserted 2 bases in 1 codon) gives MSGGSADYNREHGGPEGMDPDGVIDSNWNETVNFDDMNLKENLLRGIYAYGFEKPSAIQQRAIIPCIKXIQKVILALGDYMGATCHACIGGTNVRNEMQKLQAEAPHIVVGTPGRVFDMLNRRYLSPKWIKMFVLDEADEMLSRGFKDQIYEIFQKLNTSIQVLLLSATMPTDVLEVNKKFMRDPIRILVKKEELTLEGIKQFYINVEREEWKLDTLCDLYETLTITQAVIFLNTRRKVDWLTEKMHTRDFTVSALHGDMDQKERDVIMREFRSGSSRVLITTDLLARGIDVQQVSLVINYDLPTNRENYIHRIGRGGRFGRKGVAINFVTEEDKRILRDIETFYNTTVEEMPMNVADLI, from the exons ATGTCTGGTGGTTCCGCGGATTATAACAGAGAACATGGCGGCCCAGAAGGAATGGACCCCGATGGTGTCATCGACAGCAATTGGAATGAGACTGTTAACTTTGATGATATGAATTTAAAGGA AAACCTTCTTCGGGGCATCTATGCTTATGGTTTTGAGAAGCCTTCAGCTATTCAGCAAAGAGCTATTATTCCTTGTATTAA GATCCAAAAGGTAATTCTGGCCCTTGGAGACTATATGGGAGCAACTTGTCATGCCTGCATTGGTGGAACAAATGTTCGCAATGAAATGCAAAAGCTGCAGGCAGAAGCACCACATATTGTCGTTGGAACACCAGGGAGAGTGTTTGATATGTTAAACAGAAGATatctttctccaaaatggatcaaaatgtTTGTTTTGGATGAAGCAGATGAAATGTTGAGCCGAGGATTTAAGGATCAAATCTATGAAATTTTCCAAAAGTTAAATACAAGTATTCAGGTTCTGTTGCTTTCTGCCACAATGCCAACTGATGTGTTGGAAGTgaacaaaaaattcatgagagATCCAATTCGAATTCTGGTCAAGAAGGAAGAATTGACCCTTGAAGGAATCAAGCAGTTTTACATTAATGTTGAAAGAGAGGAATGGAAGTTGGACACACTTTGTGACTTGTACGAGACACTGACTATTACGCAGGCTGTTATTTTTCTCAATACAAGGCGCAAAGTTGACTGGCTCACTGAGAAAATGCACACCAGGGACTTCACAGTTTCTGCTCTGCATGGTGATATGGATCAGAAGGAAAGAGATGTTATCATGAGGGAATTCCGATCAGGGTCAAGCCGAGTTCTGATCACTACTGACTTGTTGGCTCGTGGAATTGATGTGCAACAAGTGTCTTTGGTTATAAACTATGATCTACCTACCAATCGTGAAAACTATATTCACAGAATTGGCAGAGGGGGTCGATTTGGGAGGAAAGGTGTGGCTATAAACTTTGTTACTGAAGAAGACAAGAGGATTCTTCGTGACATTGAGACTTTCTACAATACTACAGTGGAGGAAATGCCCATGAATGTGGCTGACCTTATTTAA